One part of the Georgfuchsia toluolica genome encodes these proteins:
- a CDS encoding XdhC family protein gives MGRTADGPELDDLALISALKSDALYAGAIGSRANSAKRHERLKLFDLGDIDIDRLHGPIGLPLGSKTPPEIALAIVVDITARRNNVELIATNERPPAVSAACPVTL, from the coding sequence TTGGGGAGAACTGCTGATGGACCCGAGCTCGATGATCTGGCGCTGATCAGCGCATTGAAATCCGATGCCCTCTACGCCGGTGCGATCGGGTCGCGCGCCAACAGCGCCAAGCGGCATGAGCGATTAAAACTATTCGATCTTGGCGATATCGACATTGATCGGCTGCATGGTCCGATCGGCCTTCCTCTCGGCAGCAAGACGCCGCCAGAAATCGCGCTGGCGATCGTCGTCGACATTACTGCACGCCGTAATAATGTCGAACTTATTGCCACAAACGAACGTCCCCCAGCGGTGAGTGCCGCGTGTCCGGTCACACTGTAA
- the hcrB gene encoding 4-hydroxybenzoyl-CoA reductase subunit beta, with protein sequence MDSIPAFRLQRPDSAAAAVALRAENPASRFIAGGTDLLPNIRRGLTTPEMLIDLGGISELRKFREEAGTLCIGAGVTLSTIAANAHVQTHLPALAHAAGAVAGPTHRMAATLGGNLCLDTRCQYYNQSESWRKGLEFCLKRGGDVCRVAPKSSRCYAAFSGDVAPALLALNATIEILSPQGSRRLPIREFYRDDGKTYISLAADEMLLGVEVPLVDGWKSAYDKVRVRGAIDFPLVGVAIALRRDGDTVGDLRIACTGVSSRPELIDGLESVYGKPLDDASLALIDKRIRHYTRPVGTTIIDVSYRRQVMPVLARRLLRRLGENC encoded by the coding sequence ATGGACAGCATACCGGCGTTCCGCCTCCAACGCCCTGACAGTGCCGCCGCCGCCGTCGCGCTACGCGCTGAAAACCCTGCCAGCCGCTTCATCGCCGGTGGCACCGACCTACTGCCCAACATCCGCCGTGGCCTCACCACACCGGAAATGCTGATTGATCTCGGCGGCATCAGTGAACTGCGCAAATTCCGTGAGGAAGCGGGCACGTTATGCATTGGCGCCGGTGTTACGTTGTCAACAATCGCCGCCAATGCCCACGTGCAGACACATCTGCCGGCGCTGGCCCATGCGGCAGGCGCCGTGGCCGGTCCGACGCACCGGATGGCCGCCACGCTCGGCGGCAACCTTTGCCTCGACACTCGTTGCCAGTACTACAACCAGAGCGAGTCATGGCGCAAAGGCCTCGAGTTCTGCTTGAAGCGCGGCGGCGATGTCTGTCGCGTTGCGCCGAAATCCTCGCGCTGCTACGCTGCATTCAGCGGCGATGTCGCACCGGCGTTACTAGCGCTCAATGCGACGATTGAGATTCTTAGCCCACAGGGATCACGCCGCCTGCCGATTCGAGAGTTCTACCGCGACGACGGCAAGACTTACATCTCACTTGCCGCCGATGAGATGCTGCTTGGTGTCGAAGTCCCCCTCGTCGATGGCTGGAAAAGTGCCTACGATAAAGTACGCGTGCGCGGCGCCATCGATTTTCCACTGGTTGGCGTCGCCATCGCATTGCGGCGCGACGGAGATACCGTCGGCGATCTGCGCATCGCGTGCACCGGCGTCTCGTCGCGTCCCGAATTGATCGATGGCTTGGAGTCGGTCTATGGCAAGCCGCTCGACGACGCGAGCCTGGCACTGATCGATAAACGCATCCGACATTACACGCGACCGGTGGGAACCACGATAATCGACGTTTCCTACCGCCGCCAAGTCATGCCGGTGCTGGCACGGAGGCTATTGAGGAGGCTTGGGGAGAACTGCTGA
- the hcrA gene encoding 4-hydroxybenzoyl-CoA reductase subunit alpha, which translates to MNAPDRKMATLKPVLPAAIKSPHGVGARLPLVDGVEKVTGTARYTADLPVTGALVGKILRSPYAHAELLDVDISEALKLPGVCAVITGDECDIPYGVIPIAQNEFPIARERTRYIGEPVAAVAAIDEATADLALSLIRLRVRELPAYFKAADARAPDAVLLHDNKPGNIERAVHNEFGDSAAGFTAAELVREETYECAEVHHAMMEPNAALAAYEPERGHLTLWSVTQVPYYVHLTLARCLNMDAAYIRVIKPYVGGGFGHRVEPLNFEVICAMLARAARGTVRLLQTREEAFLTHRGRPETQIRLKLGLTRDGRMTACEAEVIQRGGAYGGYGLVTILYSGALINGLYNLPAVKYDGYRVYSNTPPCGAMRGHGTVNIRFAFESLLDTMAAELGLDPIDIRRRNLLKAPTETINGLKVMSYGLPECIDWVESASGWKKRKGNLPRVGNIGKGLGMACSHFVSGSAKPVHFTGQPHATIALRLDFDAGVTILTGAADIGQGSSTIITQIVAEVLGIDYQRLRIIASDSALTPKDNGSYSSRVTFMVGNAAADAARNLKRLLITAAARRLKVSEAEIEWLGEAAAVVSHPEQQISFVEIVEEALVGTGMLTVKGTFTCPPEFQGGKHRGGAVGSTMGFSYVAQAVEVSVDLDIGKVTVDKVWAAIDCGFAINPMSVEGQVQGAVWMGMGQAISEETIYKNGRHSCANMLDYRVPTIVESPDIEVHIVESIDPNGPFGAKEASEGPLSGFMSALAAAVEDATGHRFTVLPITPVRVFEALNDKHATAKRQMGTNESTSLVKGVA; encoded by the coding sequence ATGAACGCGCCGGATCGGAAAATGGCCACGCTCAAGCCGGTGCTCCCGGCCGCGATAAAGTCACCGCATGGTGTCGGCGCCCGGCTGCCTCTGGTAGACGGCGTCGAAAAAGTGACGGGCACAGCACGCTACACCGCCGATTTGCCGGTAACCGGGGCACTGGTCGGCAAAATCCTGCGCAGTCCCTATGCCCATGCTGAACTGCTGGATGTCGACATCAGCGAGGCATTGAAGCTGCCCGGGGTGTGCGCCGTGATTACCGGCGACGAATGCGACATACCCTACGGTGTTATCCCGATCGCCCAGAACGAATTCCCCATTGCACGCGAGCGCACCCGCTACATTGGCGAACCGGTCGCAGCCGTGGCAGCCATTGACGAGGCAACCGCAGACCTGGCGTTGTCCCTCATCCGCCTGCGCGTGCGCGAACTGCCGGCCTACTTCAAGGCTGCCGATGCACGCGCACCTGACGCGGTGCTGCTGCATGACAACAAGCCGGGCAACATCGAGCGTGCAGTACACAACGAATTCGGCGACAGCGCAGCGGGATTCACCGCCGCCGAACTGGTGCGTGAGGAAACCTACGAATGCGCCGAGGTCCATCACGCCATGATGGAACCGAACGCGGCGCTGGCCGCCTACGAACCCGAGCGCGGCCACCTGACCCTGTGGTCGGTGACGCAGGTACCGTACTACGTACACCTGACTCTGGCGCGTTGCCTGAACATGGATGCGGCGTACATCCGCGTCATCAAGCCCTATGTCGGCGGTGGCTTTGGCCACCGCGTCGAGCCCCTGAATTTTGAAGTCATTTGCGCCATGCTCGCCCGCGCTGCGCGCGGTACCGTGCGCCTGTTGCAAACACGCGAGGAGGCCTTCCTGACTCATCGCGGCCGTCCAGAGACGCAAATCCGCCTGAAGCTCGGCCTCACTCGCGACGGTCGCATGACTGCCTGCGAGGCGGAGGTCATTCAGCGCGGCGGCGCCTATGGCGGCTACGGGTTGGTGACCATTCTTTATTCCGGCGCCCTGATCAATGGCCTCTACAATCTTCCGGCGGTCAAGTACGACGGTTACCGGGTCTACTCCAACACTCCGCCCTGCGGCGCAATGCGCGGCCACGGTACGGTCAATATCCGCTTCGCCTTCGAATCGCTGCTCGACACGATGGCGGCGGAACTTGGCCTCGACCCGATCGATATCCGCCGGAGGAACCTCCTCAAGGCGCCGACCGAGACGATCAACGGCCTCAAGGTCATGTCCTACGGCCTGCCCGAGTGCATTGACTGGGTCGAGAGCGCGAGCGGCTGGAAGAAGCGCAAGGGCAATCTGCCCCGCGTTGGCAACATCGGCAAAGGTCTCGGCATGGCCTGCTCGCACTTTGTCAGCGGCTCGGCCAAGCCAGTGCACTTCACCGGACAGCCCCACGCGACGATCGCATTGCGGCTCGATTTCGACGCCGGCGTCACCATCCTTACCGGCGCCGCCGACATCGGCCAGGGCTCGTCGACGATCATCACCCAAATCGTCGCCGAAGTCCTCGGCATCGACTACCAACGCCTGCGAATCATCGCCAGTGATTCGGCGCTCACGCCCAAGGACAACGGCTCATATTCGTCACGCGTCACCTTCATGGTCGGCAATGCCGCCGCCGACGCGGCGCGGAACCTGAAGCGGCTGTTGATCACCGCCGCCGCCCGGCGCCTGAAAGTCAGCGAAGCCGAGATCGAATGGCTCGGCGAAGCTGCTGCCGTCGTCAGCCACCCGGAGCAGCAAATTTCCTTTGTCGAGATCGTCGAGGAAGCTTTGGTCGGCACTGGGATGCTGACTGTCAAAGGCACTTTCACCTGCCCTCCCGAATTCCAGGGCGGCAAGCACCGTGGCGGCGCGGTCGGTTCGACGATGGGTTTCTCGTATGTGGCGCAGGCGGTCGAAGTCAGTGTCGACCTCGACATTGGCAAGGTCACCGTCGACAAGGTCTGGGCCGCGATTGACTGTGGCTTCGCGATCAACCCGATGTCGGTCGAGGGGCAGGTACAAGGCGCTGTATGGATGGGCATGGGCCAGGCGATCAGCGAGGAAACGATCTACAAGAATGGCCGCCATAGCTGCGCCAACATGCTTGACTATCGTGTGCCAACGATCGTTGAATCGCCGGACATTGAAGTTCATATCGTAGAGAGCATCGATCCCAACGGCCCGTTCGGCGCCAAGGAGGCGAGCGAAGGTCCGCTCTCCGGCTTTATGTCGGCACTGGCTGCGGCCGTCGAAGATGCCACCGGACACCGCTTTACGGTGCTGCCGATCACGCCCGTGCGGGTGTTCGAAGCGCTCAACGACAAACACGCAACCGCCAAGCGACAAATGGGAACAAACGAGAGCACCTCACTTGTCAAAGGAGTAGCTTGA